One segment of Elusimicrobiota bacterium DNA contains the following:
- a CDS encoding solute carrier family 23 protein: MTDRNHKTYYPEDRLPLARLIPLGMQHVVAMFGATVLAPILMGFNPQVALFFSGVGTLVFIFITDFKVPSYLGSSFAFIGPVLAVTAGDPARIPEALFGIAAAAVLYALAGAATLRWGSRWIDRLMPPIVTGTVVAIIGLNLASSAVGNALNAEFALDDMGDLLRLSVAVTTFLTAALVSIHGRGLLRLLPILTGVIAGYALSAATGILDPGILQELREAPWLGLPPFQSPVYSLRALFVIAPVFVVLVAENKGHIEAISGFMKRDLNPHLGRAYLGDACASFISALGGGTPQTTYAENMGVMAITRVFSTWNFVAAACMAILLGLCPKFGALIQSIPSPVLGGVTLILYGLIALMGVRIWMDAGVDFHDHRNLVVAGTSLIAATGLGVKGVTVAGVNIAGIAFGTLLALALNFLLSVGVPRDPQDCRTERP, translated from the coding sequence ATGACCGACCGCAACCACAAGACCTACTACCCCGAAGACCGCCTGCCGCTCGCCCGCCTCATCCCGCTCGGCATGCAGCACGTCGTGGCGATGTTCGGAGCCACCGTCCTCGCGCCCATCCTCATGGGCTTCAACCCGCAGGTCGCGCTCTTCTTCTCGGGCGTCGGAACGCTCGTCTTCATCTTCATCACCGACTTCAAGGTTCCGAGCTACCTGGGCTCGAGCTTCGCCTTCATCGGCCCCGTGCTCGCCGTCACCGCCGGGGACCCCGCGCGCATCCCCGAGGCCCTCTTCGGCATCGCCGCGGCCGCCGTGCTCTACGCCCTCGCCGGCGCGGCCACGCTGCGCTGGGGCTCGCGCTGGATCGACCGGCTCATGCCGCCGATCGTGACGGGGACGGTCGTGGCCATCATCGGGCTCAACCTCGCGTCCTCGGCGGTCGGCAACGCCCTCAACGCGGAGTTCGCGCTCGACGACATGGGAGACCTCCTCCGGCTGAGCGTGGCCGTCACGACCTTCCTCACCGCCGCCCTGGTCTCCATCCACGGGCGCGGCCTGCTGCGGTTGCTCCCCATCCTCACCGGCGTCATCGCCGGCTACGCGCTCTCTGCGGCGACCGGCATCCTCGACCCGGGGATCCTGCAGGAGCTGCGCGAGGCGCCCTGGCTGGGCCTGCCGCCCTTTCAGAGCCCCGTCTACAGCCTCCGGGCCCTGTTCGTCATCGCGCCCGTCTTCGTGGTGCTCGTGGCCGAGAACAAGGGGCACATCGAGGCCATCTCCGGCTTCATGAAGCGCGACCTGAACCCGCACCTCGGGCGCGCCTACCTCGGCGACGCCTGCGCGAGCTTCATCTCGGCGCTCGGCGGCGGCACGCCGCAGACGACCTATGCGGAGAACATGGGGGTGATGGCCATCACCCGCGTCTTCAGCACCTGGAACTTCGTCGCGGCGGCGTGCATGGCGATACTCCTGGGACTCTGCCCGAAGTTCGGGGCCCTCATCCAGTCCATCCCCTCTCCGGTGCTCGGGGGAGTCACGCTCATCCTCTACGGCCTCATCGCGCTCATGGGAGTGCGCATCTGGATGGACGCCGGAGTGGACTTCCACGACCACCGGAACCTGGTGGTCGCCGGGACCTCGCTGATCGCCGCCACGGGCCTCGGGGTCAAGGGCGTGACGGTCGCGGGGGTCAACATCGCGGGGATCGCGTTCGGGACCCTGCTGGCGCTCGCCTTGAACTTCCTGCTCTCCGTGGGCGTGCCCCGCGACCCGCAGGACTGCCGGACCGAACGGCCCTGA